A stretch of Chryseobacterium turcicum DNA encodes these proteins:
- a CDS encoding conjugal transfer protein TraO produces MKKIFTTTLLLIGFLAFSQGRRADQNALQASFGVMPDTEKTDQTSFMMKAGYSKVIGKKGFLGKAEIFYQKYGVGYIDSQILPYQKIGISAQAGWSFENLSPFFLNIYLGGFAAHETVNGGKSKDLIYQAEIPEKVKGITYGINGGLEAELIIYKNVSFTVDYNQYYDLKSNFSETSYGVLGGLKVYLN; encoded by the coding sequence ATGAAAAAAATATTCACAACAACGTTATTACTGATTGGTTTCCTGGCTTTCTCCCAAGGCAGAAGAGCTGATCAGAATGCCTTACAAGCATCGTTTGGAGTAATGCCTGATACCGAAAAAACTGATCAAACTTCATTTATGATGAAAGCTGGCTACTCAAAAGTAATCGGTAAAAAAGGGTTTTTAGGTAAAGCTGAAATATTTTACCAAAAATATGGCGTGGGATACATTGATTCCCAGATTTTGCCGTATCAAAAAATCGGAATTTCTGCTCAGGCAGGATGGTCATTTGAAAATCTGTCACCATTCTTTCTTAATATATATTTGGGTGGCTTTGCTGCACACGAAACCGTTAACGGAGGGAAAAGTAAAGACCTCATATATCAAGCTGAAATTCCGGAAAAGGTTAAAGGAATTACTTACGGAATTAACGGCGGTTTGGAAGCGGAATTAATAATTTATAAAAATGTAAGCTTCACCGTAGATTACAATCAGTACTATGACCTCAAGTCAAATTTTTCCGAAACAAGCTACGGAGTACTCGGAGGTTTAAAAGTCTATTTAAATTAA
- a CDS encoding ATP-binding protein — protein MSNLFYNALRVFNYKGDTADLNILSDYFGCNPLRMLEFHEELENLCKKGLFHKEKSKRRLKISGAGDQYTVEEKITEAVLQGLPLPQIKAKKASSITELLEQIYDLGTKRDEDIISTMTLFRETEFHIEKNMHLPLINRISQLEFRIQETYLFLYLIWKTISGSETTDIGRALEGIYDMKQVRFDKMQKLISEEHILVKNNWVEIVPADFFNDTEMKLTDVSLQFLNDCDIKLFIKKKKKNNVIEPSDIIQRELIFDLEEMKQLETLKNLLQEEKFVETQKRLKEKGLPEGITVLLHGHPGTGKTEVVNQLAKATKRQIMKVDISQTKSKWFGESEKMIKRIFTDYQTFSKDCDQTPILLFNEADAIISKRKELTSSNVAQTENAVQNILLEELENFAGILMATTNLAENLDSAFDRRFLFKIVFHKPGTEVRAKIWKSKIATLRSWQYNNLAEKFDFSGGQIDNIIRKIEIQQIINNVPINFEGIESFCNEEMMIPQNSAIGFIHSKN, from the coding sequence ATGAGTAACCTTTTTTATAATGCACTACGGGTTTTTAATTATAAAGGTGATACGGCAGATCTTAATATTTTAAGTGATTACTTTGGCTGTAATCCGCTGCGAATGTTGGAGTTTCATGAGGAGCTAGAAAATCTCTGCAAGAAAGGTCTTTTCCATAAAGAGAAATCGAAACGGAGATTGAAAATTTCAGGCGCTGGAGATCAGTATACAGTGGAAGAAAAAATAACTGAAGCCGTATTACAAGGTCTTCCATTGCCACAAATTAAAGCCAAAAAAGCATCAAGCATTACAGAGCTTTTGGAACAAATTTATGATTTGGGAACGAAAAGGGATGAAGACATTATTTCAACAATGACACTGTTTAGAGAAACAGAATTTCATATTGAAAAAAACATGCATTTGCCGCTTATCAATAGGATTTCTCAACTCGAATTCAGAATTCAAGAAACTTATCTTTTCCTCTATCTCATTTGGAAAACCATTTCTGGAAGCGAGACAACAGATATCGGACGCGCATTAGAAGGTATTTATGATATGAAGCAGGTGAGATTTGATAAGATGCAAAAGCTTATCTCTGAAGAACACATTTTAGTTAAAAATAACTGGGTTGAAATTGTTCCTGCTGATTTTTTCAATGATACAGAAATGAAACTGACGGATGTTTCACTTCAGTTTTTAAATGATTGCGATATTAAATTATTTATCAAAAAAAAGAAAAAAAACAATGTCATTGAGCCCTCAGACATTATTCAGAGAGAACTCATTTTTGATTTAGAAGAAATGAAACAATTGGAAACTCTGAAAAATCTGTTGCAGGAAGAAAAGTTTGTTGAAACTCAGAAAAGACTTAAAGAAAAGGGATTACCAGAAGGGATTACTGTCTTGTTACATGGCCACCCCGGAACGGGAAAGACCGAAGTCGTTAATCAGCTGGCAAAAGCAACAAAACGACAGATTATGAAAGTGGATATCAGTCAGACAAAATCGAAATGGTTTGGTGAAAGTGAAAAAATGATCAAACGAATTTTTACAGATTATCAGACATTTTCAAAAGATTGTGATCAAACACCAATTCTACTGTTTAACGAAGCAGATGCTATCATTTCAAAAAGAAAAGAGTTGACTTCATCGAATGTTGCCCAGACAGAAAATGCAGTACAGAATATCCTCCTTGAAGAGCTAGAAAACTTTGCAGGAATACTGATGGCGACAACAAATTTGGCAGAAAACCTGGATTCTGCTTTTGACAGAAGATTTCTTTTTAAAATAGTCTTTCATAAACCAGGCACTGAAGTGAGAGCAAAGATTTGGAAATCCAAAATTGCTACACTGAGAAGTTGGCAATATAATAATCTTGCAGAAAAATTTGATTTTTCAGGCGGGCAAATTGATAATATTATCCGTAAAATTGAGATACAGCAGATCATTAATAATGTACCGATAAATTTCGAAGGCATTGAGTCTTTCTGTAATGAAGAAATGATGATTCCTCAAAACTCTGCAATAGGCTTTATTCATTCAAAAAATTAG
- a CDS encoding helix-turn-helix transcriptional regulator: MAKQEQMLRLQYIQDFLRTRKDRGATYLEIDQYLEKKFQEKDHADLSFSERTFKRDREVMENVLGIKIIFDFSKKIYFIENEELTNAEESVFDNLLLVEAYREAKANSEIMFFEPRKSRGLNLLHGIIHAILHQNVLSFTYTKFWTDETSQRAVEPYALKEFQHRWYLLANEYKADKLFVKTFALDRIMDLEIKSTRFKKQQYNVKEAFKNSFGIISADGEPQEIILSFDWEQGNYIKSLPLHHSQTILKEEKGRTFFRYLLSPTYDFKKEILSFGNRVMVVAPKDFREKILGEIGEIFKNYNI; this comes from the coding sequence ATGGCAAAACAAGAACAAATGCTCCGGCTTCAATATATTCAGGATTTTCTACGAACCCGCAAAGATCGTGGGGCTACCTATTTGGAAATTGACCAATATCTTGAAAAAAAGTTTCAGGAAAAAGATCATGCAGATTTAAGTTTCTCCGAACGTACTTTCAAACGGGATCGGGAAGTGATGGAAAATGTTTTGGGAATCAAAATTATTTTTGATTTCAGCAAGAAAATTTATTTTATTGAAAATGAAGAGCTCACCAATGCTGAAGAATCTGTTTTCGATAATCTTCTTTTAGTAGAGGCTTACAGGGAAGCAAAAGCCAATTCTGAAATCATGTTTTTCGAACCGAGAAAATCCCGAGGTTTAAATTTACTACACGGAATCATTCATGCCATTCTCCATCAAAATGTTTTAAGTTTCACGTACACTAAATTTTGGACAGACGAAACTTCTCAACGTGCTGTAGAACCATATGCTTTAAAGGAGTTTCAACATCGTTGGTATCTTTTGGCTAATGAGTATAAAGCTGACAAACTCTTTGTCAAAACATTCGCTTTGGACAGAATTATGGATCTCGAAATAAAAAGCACCAGGTTTAAAAAACAACAATATAACGTAAAAGAAGCTTTCAAAAACAGTTTTGGAATAATCTCGGCCGACGGCGAGCCACAAGAAATCATTCTTTCCTTCGACTGGGAACAGGGAAATTATATCAAATCTTTACCGCTCCATCATTCCCAAACCATCTTGAAAGAAGAGAAAGGAAGAACTTTCTTTAGATATTTATTATCTCCAACTTATGATTTCAAAAAAGAAATTTTGTCATTTGGGAATAGGGTAATGGTGGTTGCACCGAAGGATTTTCGGGAGAAAATTTTAGGTGAGATTGGGGAGATATTTAAAAATTATAATATTTAA
- a CDS encoding IS982 family transposase has product MNDLDAIYDFILKELRKLTIKENFYFKPIKPKLSDLELIAINISAEYLSIDSEYQLFRYLSNSKLKGMIERSVFNRRKRKLFLHLENIRKLMVAKFNEMETTFIVDSMPLEICKNARANRSKICKENEFSFPSKGYCASQSSYYYGYKLHAVCSVSGVFQSFDISTASIHDIHFLQDIKHQMNNCTLIGDRGYLSTQVQTDLFNYANIKLDTPMRNNQKNYQKQKYIFRKSRKRIETLFSQLCDQFKIRNNYAKSFNGFKTRVLSKITALTFIQFVNVFVFSRKMNRLKIELI; this is encoded by the coding sequence ATGAATGACCTAGATGCAATTTACGATTTTATTTTAAAGGAATTAAGAAAATTAACCATCAAAGAAAATTTTTATTTCAAACCAATTAAACCAAAATTATCTGATTTAGAGCTCATTGCAATAAATATTTCTGCGGAATATTTATCGATAGATTCAGAATATCAGTTGTTTAGATACCTCTCTAATTCAAAACTAAAGGGAATGATTGAGAGAAGTGTGTTTAATCGCAGAAAAAGAAAGCTTTTCTTACACTTGGAAAATATTAGAAAACTTATGGTTGCTAAATTTAATGAGATGGAAACCACTTTTATTGTAGATTCGATGCCTTTAGAAATCTGTAAAAACGCAAGAGCGAACCGCTCTAAAATTTGTAAGGAAAATGAATTTTCGTTTCCCAGCAAAGGTTATTGCGCTTCTCAATCGAGTTATTATTATGGTTACAAATTACATGCTGTTTGTTCTGTTTCCGGAGTTTTCCAAAGTTTTGATATTTCTACAGCAAGCATTCATGATATTCATTTTTTGCAAGATATCAAGCATCAAATGAACAATTGTACGTTGATTGGAGACAGGGGTTATTTATCCACCCAAGTGCAAACAGATTTGTTCAATTATGCGAATATAAAGCTGGATACACCCATGAGAAACAACCAAAAAAATTATCAAAAACAAAAATATATTTTCAGAAAATCCAGAAAAAGAATTGAGACTTTATTCTCTCAACTTTGCGACCAATTTAAAATCAGAAACAATTACGCAAAATCTTTTAACGGTTTTAAAACAAGGGTATTGAGCAAAATAACAGCATTAACTTTCATTCAGTTTGTAAATGTTTTTGTTTTCAGTAGAAAAATGAATAGACTTAAAATTGAATTAATTTAA
- a CDS encoding helix-turn-helix domain-containing protein: MENRDLEILKCLERGLQINEIALYLQKEKAIKVSISTIEKRLTAIRRQYGAKTLFQLGAILKAKKLI; this comes from the coding sequence GTGGAAAATCGTGATCTTGAAATTTTAAAATGCTTAGAAAGAGGGCTGCAAATAAATGAAATAGCACTTTATCTGCAAAAAGAGAAAGCCATAAAAGTGAGCATAAGCACTATAGAAAAAAGATTGACAGCAATACGCAGGCAATATGGTGCTAAAACATTATTTCAGCTTGGAGCTATTTTAAAAGCGAAAAAACTGATTTAA
- the traM gene encoding conjugative transposon protein TraM — translation MEKFKQIWKSQSEDQRRKIIAYSIVGVLGVGMFSAVYLIKSEDTIQKVDELSNPDAKAGKNYNSRLEANQMDRKDSSNINMAIDEIFGTSKPEPVTEEQAEINSETYYEPNYSSPQSSQTNYSGSARGGGASTRRSYQYENEKNNDSEFYEEPQNTLGISKAEKRESTKRYSKKELVGLEELAENIDREEDISNLQQEKKTMQIKARLLSQGFINTGKSISFVLLEKAKINDVTTKKGQIVTGVAQEQNNRLMVKFTTIKADGKIIPVEMQLYGSDGMEGLPISGVEQQSSGRTSSIINSTIGSVPVIGGIANDAIQNTSSNRKSNIKLTPNISCIILYKI, via the coding sequence ATGGAAAAATTTAAACAAATCTGGAAAAGTCAATCTGAAGATCAGCGTCGAAAAATTATTGCATACAGTATAGTAGGAGTTTTAGGTGTAGGAATGTTCTCAGCAGTTTATCTCATAAAAAGCGAAGATACTATTCAAAAAGTTGATGAACTTTCCAATCCGGATGCCAAAGCAGGTAAGAACTACAATAGTAGACTGGAAGCTAACCAAATGGATCGTAAAGACTCAAGCAATATCAATATGGCGATAGATGAGATTTTCGGAACATCAAAACCAGAACCAGTCACGGAAGAACAAGCGGAAATCAATTCTGAAACATATTATGAACCAAACTATTCTTCGCCTCAAAGTTCTCAAACCAATTATTCAGGTTCAGCAAGGGGAGGAGGAGCTTCAACACGCAGAAGTTATCAATACGAAAATGAGAAAAACAATGATTCTGAATTTTATGAAGAACCCCAAAATACTTTAGGTATTTCTAAGGCAGAAAAAAGAGAATCTACCAAACGTTACAGCAAAAAAGAGCTGGTAGGCTTAGAGGAATTAGCAGAAAACATTGACAGAGAAGAAGACATTTCTAACCTTCAACAGGAGAAAAAAACCATGCAGATTAAAGCAAGACTTCTGTCTCAAGGCTTTATCAATACAGGGAAATCTATTTCATTTGTTCTCCTTGAAAAAGCGAAAATTAATGATGTAACGACAAAAAAAGGTCAGATAGTCACAGGCGTTGCCCAGGAACAAAACAACCGGCTAATGGTAAAGTTTACCACCATAAAAGCTGATGGCAAAATTATTCCAGTAGAAATGCAGCTCTACGGCTCAGACGGCATGGAAGGATTACCTATTTCAGGAGTTGAACAACAGTCATCTGGCAGAACGTCATCCATTATTAACAGTACGATTGGGAGCGTTCCAGTCATTGGTGGTATTGCAAACGATGCCATTCAAAATACCAGCAGCAATCGAAAATCAAATATCAAATTAACCCCAAACATTTCATGCATCATTTTATATAAAATTTAA
- a CDS encoding thermonuclease family protein yields the protein MLFLLPISLMAQNSAKVIGIKDGDTILVLLSDKSQKTLRLAEVDCPESGQPFGKNAKQYTSDQVFGKTIKFIQTDVDRYGRTIAKVYYGNEKYLSEEIIRAGLGW from the coding sequence ATGCTTTTTTTACTGCCAATCTCACTAATGGCTCAAAACTCTGCAAAAGTTATTGGTATCAAAGATGGTGATACTATTTTAGTTCTACTTAGTGATAAATCTCAAAAGACCTTAAGATTAGCAGAGGTTGACTGCCCAGAAAGCGGTCAACCGTTCGGAAAAAATGCAAAACAATATACAAGTGATCAGGTTTTTGGAAAAACTATTAAATTTATTCAAACAGATGTTGACAGATATGGAAGAACTATCGCAAAAGTTTATTATGGTAACGAAAAATATTTATCTGAAGAAATCATTAGGGCAGGTTTAGGATGGTAG
- a CDS encoding DUF4138 domain-containing protein has translation MKKILIFAFLLTISKAYSQTATISDSVKVENTNVSATEKHITISEKILKKKGWINNRNSFYTRGMLGFIKGIYSGDKKIFVLAEFRNTTNINYDIESISFLSNPIRNGVKQIEADEKIYVPVYQTEAESIDKKSTKRVVFAFEKFTISDDKNIILIMNELEGERTISLEIKPQYISKAEFIN, from the coding sequence ATGAAAAAAATCTTAATTTTTGCTTTTCTATTAACGATAAGCAAAGCGTATTCACAAACCGCAACTATTTCAGATTCGGTAAAAGTAGAAAACACTAATGTTTCAGCAACCGAGAAACATATTACTATTTCTGAAAAAATATTGAAGAAAAAAGGTTGGATTAACAACCGAAATTCTTTCTACACCAGAGGAATGCTTGGTTTTATTAAAGGTATTTATTCAGGTGACAAAAAGATTTTCGTTTTAGCGGAATTCAGAAATACCACCAACATTAATTATGACATTGAAAGCATCTCATTTTTGTCTAATCCTATTAGAAATGGTGTGAAACAAATTGAAGCAGATGAAAAAATATATGTCCCTGTATATCAAACTGAGGCCGAATCCATCGATAAAAAATCAACTAAGAGAGTTGTTTTTGCCTTTGAAAAATTTACAATTTCTGATGATAAAAATATCATTTTAATAATGAACGAATTAGAAGGAGAGAGAACAATTTCACTTGAAATAAAACCACAATATATATCAAAAGCAGAATTTATCAACTAA
- a CDS encoding LexA family protein: MKSPIQLLKFTDDDNIIIPVLPAKVKAGGYGSFESPALDFPEDTIDLLKLLIKDKETVFFAFVTGDSLNGIGIFDGDILIIQKGMLPKENDVIIVFLDGEFYVKKYRPSFKENSSLNLKKVNDGQLFLSFA; the protein is encoded by the coding sequence GTGAAAAGTCCAATTCAATTATTAAAATTTACGGATGATGATAATATTATTATCCCTGTTCTCCCTGCCAAAGTAAAAGCAGGTGGTTACGGAAGTTTTGAAAGTCCTGCACTTGATTTTCCTGAAGATACAATAGATCTTCTAAAGCTTCTAATAAAAGATAAAGAAACTGTTTTTTTTGCTTTTGTTACAGGCGATTCACTAAATGGAATAGGAATTTTTGACGGTGATATTTTAATAATTCAAAAAGGAATGTTACCGAAAGAAAACGATGTAATTATTGTTTTTTTAGATGGAGAATTTTACGTAAAAAAATACAGACCAAGTTTCAAAGAAAATTCATCATTAAACTTGAAAAAAGTAAATGATGGTCAATTATTTTTAAGCTTCGCTTAA
- a CDS encoding 3'-5' exonuclease, translated as MKNFTAIDFETAQGFRHTICQVGLVRVENGVVTNEVNLLVQPPDNYYWPRFTEIHGITPIMTRNSATFNQIWHQIEPFIKGQTVVAHNGLSFDFPVLQKTLEYYGMTAPAYDKHCTYRIFKQNLASLCGQYNISLNHHDALSDAKACAELFLIHLRNGNQN; from the coding sequence ATGAAAAACTTCACAGCAATCGATTTTGAAACCGCGCAGGGTTTTCGCCACACGATCTGTCAGGTTGGGCTTGTACGCGTAGAGAACGGAGTCGTAACCAATGAAGTTAACCTTCTCGTTCAGCCTCCAGATAATTATTATTGGCCAAGATTTACTGAGATTCATGGAATCACACCGATAATGACAAGAAATTCTGCTACTTTCAATCAGATCTGGCATCAGATTGAACCTTTTATTAAAGGACAAACCGTTGTGGCTCACAATGGTTTGTCTTTCGATTTTCCGGTACTTCAAAAGACGCTGGAATATTACGGAATGACTGCCCCTGCATACGATAAACATTGTACTTACAGAATCTTTAAACAAAATCTGGCTTCACTTTGTGGTCAGTATAATATTTCACTAAACCACCACGATGCACTGAGCGATGCGAAAGCTTGTGCGGAGTTGTTTTTAATACATTTGAGAAATGGGAACCAAAATTAA
- a CDS encoding DUF262 domain-containing protein: MNLINTQEYSLKELFSTSNRKIIIPDFQRDYCWGDKSHGENNDKDLVNDFLDTLLEEFDNNKSEIILGKIDAYENPTDHIYLTDGQQRVTTLYLLIGMLHKKFQETYLKNCLISDFEELDDDQEPYLQYAVRETTVFFLRDLVNEFFIKENDLKVYDIKNQAWFFNEYTLDPSTKSMISALEIIESKSADLTSDFCQFVVENIKIQYYNVQDKKHGEERFVIINTTGKSLTVSENIKPILLGNTQNSELAKQWEERETWFWKNKKKDENISDEGVNDFLTWYFKIKKQQDNIDIIKEAKFLLRKNDNEGNLNNINVYFEALKTIISLLEIEKFQNQFTYINGKNNVLNIVDIRNLNLERVHNILLPLLAFIVKFEDIESIYEFLRRLRKNYFDLKRKHRKNNYLDWRYVLKIIEISNSLQEILTFNTIENSIERISNIPVNIWYNDEEKTKEQLSEHKNLINKWEDHPDFMGDLFPLFAISENLNISDLEKFYTAYLKINPKQFTYSTNIKLGNIYRLILYLNDGVFEHRTVDGWGYCMRNNSDKKLFLHTDFKIIWKNFKSLSEQELLEFFNDRLKEFFKTTVLRHGENVVEFEDLIKDTRKIGHYERVLLWAILEFLDNDNEMYFDGSIAQFWEKPNLIKVENTMSENQIQDYSIGNLILGTSYYNNKTGKFDYCQYPLMKMLQDKKSTITQSEIEENTTRITRKLKTLI, translated from the coding sequence ATGAATTTAATTAATACACAAGAATATTCATTAAAGGAATTATTTTCCACCTCCAATAGAAAAATTATAATCCCAGATTTTCAAAGAGATTATTGTTGGGGCGATAAGTCCCATGGGGAAAATAATGATAAAGATTTAGTCAATGATTTCTTAGATACGCTACTTGAAGAGTTTGATAACAATAAATCTGAGATTATACTTGGCAAGATCGACGCCTATGAAAATCCTACTGATCATATCTATCTTACAGACGGTCAACAAAGAGTCACAACTTTGTATCTTTTGATTGGAATGCTGCACAAAAAATTTCAAGAAACATACCTGAAAAATTGTCTAATTTCTGATTTTGAAGAGTTGGATGACGATCAAGAACCTTATTTACAATATGCAGTGAGAGAAACTACAGTATTCTTTCTGAGAGACTTAGTTAATGAGTTTTTTATTAAGGAAAATGATTTAAAAGTCTATGACATAAAAAATCAGGCTTGGTTTTTTAATGAATATACTTTAGATCCTTCAACAAAAAGCATGATATCAGCATTAGAAATTATCGAAAGTAAATCAGCAGATTTAACTTCAGATTTTTGTCAGTTTGTGGTTGAAAATATTAAAATTCAATATTATAATGTTCAAGATAAAAAGCATGGAGAAGAGCGCTTTGTCATAATCAATACAACTGGGAAAAGTCTTACAGTTTCAGAAAATATAAAACCAATTTTATTAGGAAATACACAAAACTCAGAATTGGCAAAGCAATGGGAAGAAAGAGAAACATGGTTTTGGAAAAACAAAAAAAAAGATGAAAACATTTCAGATGAAGGTGTGAATGATTTTCTCACGTGGTATTTTAAGATAAAGAAACAGCAAGACAATATTGATATCATCAAGGAAGCTAAATTTCTATTAAGAAAAAATGATAATGAGGGCAATTTAAATAATATTAACGTTTATTTTGAAGCTTTGAAAACCATTATTTCGTTACTCGAAATTGAAAAATTTCAAAATCAATTCACTTACATTAATGGTAAAAACAATGTTTTAAATATTGTTGATATTAGAAATCTTAATTTAGAAAGAGTGCACAATATTTTGTTACCATTGCTAGCATTCATTGTTAAATTTGAGGATATAGAATCTATCTATGAATTCCTCAGAAGATTAAGAAAAAATTATTTTGATTTAAAAAGAAAGCACAGAAAGAACAACTATTTGGATTGGAGATATGTTCTTAAAATAATAGAAATTTCTAATTCATTACAGGAAATTCTAACTTTTAATACTATCGAAAATTCAATAGAAAGAATATCAAATATTCCAGTTAACATTTGGTATAATGATGAAGAAAAAACAAAAGAACAACTATCAGAGCATAAAAACTTAATTAACAAATGGGAGGATCATCCTGACTTCATGGGAGATCTATTTCCTCTTTTTGCCATTAGTGAAAATTTAAATATTTCTGATTTAGAAAAATTTTACACTGCTTATCTAAAAATAAATCCGAAGCAGTTTACTTACTCTACCAATATTAAACTCGGAAATATTTATCGATTAATTCTATACCTGAATGATGGTGTTTTTGAGCACCGAACCGTGGATGGATGGGGCTATTGTATGCGTAATAACTCGGATAAAAAATTATTTCTTCATACTGATTTCAAAATAATTTGGAAAAATTTCAAATCACTTTCAGAACAAGAATTATTGGAGTTTTTTAACGATAGGCTTAAAGAATTTTTTAAAACTACCGTTTTACGACATGGCGAAAATGTAGTCGAATTTGAAGATCTAATTAAAGACACCCGTAAGATTGGCCACTACGAAAGAGTTTTATTATGGGCAATTTTAGAGTTTTTAGATAATGACAATGAGATGTATTTTGATGGAAGTATTGCACAATTTTGGGAGAAACCTAATTTGATAAAAGTTGAAAATACAATGTCTGAAAATCAAATACAAGATTATTCTATAGGTAATTTAATTCTTGGAACGAGTTATTACAATAATAAAACGGGAAAATTTGACTATTGCCAATATCCATTGATGAAAATGCTGCAGGATAAAAAATCAACAATAACACAATCAGAAATCGAGGAAAATACCACAAGAATTACTCGAAAATTAAAAACTTTAATATAA
- a CDS encoding DUF262 domain-containing protein has protein sequence MGTKINIKSYFEKGQFVVPEYQRGYKWSVKDKKNESSITYFIKSLRQAYDNELKEYFIEAVTVVEESGKIILVDGQQRTTSLFLLFAFLEDKDFIKNKLNYDVRKDSHEWLNNYLLESAYSPDEDDSQDIYYFKQAIIQIKNILDENFDLRDFSLFIKNNVFLLYNVISKDKAINTFIALNGLKAIMKDEELIKSDLLIKSSRIQNNINQNKEQQFGIEWKINEDRGRLARNWDKWLYWWNQDEIKDYFGTGNHHPLYYLLITYWNISGENKKSKDFSFDNFKSQFISDGISAKKHFEGLRKLQKTFEDLYNNPLSHNFLGLILKTSNSRESSLRYFLDAKNTDKIKLEEYSKWSLIGSTHLEIINNTTEKVNDLETEEYVCVKNRKAREAIDLVNEKYVYWNENDGEYKDSRKEFAFRFLLLLNILEDNKLKRKFDFSIWQNRSLEHIFPKSKMKILDFNNDDYIEGSIHCIGNLVLLYGKDNSSFGAKDFSEKKDTYFNTSLTFSSRNLLHTISTFSKSSWTEIEIISNKTSTIKYLNKYYEFN, from the coding sequence ATGGGAACCAAAATTAATATAAAATCTTACTTTGAAAAAGGACAGTTTGTTGTTCCTGAATATCAACGTGGCTATAAATGGTCTGTAAAAGATAAAAAAAATGAAAGCTCAATAACTTATTTTATAAAATCTCTAAGACAAGCTTATGATAATGAGCTTAAAGAGTATTTCATTGAGGCTGTGACAGTAGTAGAAGAAAGTGGAAAAATTATTCTTGTGGATGGACAGCAAAGAACAACTTCTCTTTTCCTTCTATTTGCATTTTTAGAAGATAAAGATTTTATAAAAAATAAATTGAATTATGATGTTCGTAAGGACAGTCATGAGTGGCTTAACAATTATTTATTAGAGTCCGCATATTCTCCAGATGAAGATGATAGTCAGGATATTTATTATTTCAAACAAGCTATTATTCAAATCAAAAATATTCTTGACGAAAATTTCGACCTTAGAGATTTTTCATTGTTTATTAAAAATAATGTCTTTCTTCTCTACAATGTAATTTCTAAAGATAAAGCCATAAATACATTTATTGCTTTAAATGGCTTGAAAGCAATAATGAAAGATGAAGAATTAATTAAATCTGATTTACTTATTAAATCATCAAGAATTCAAAACAACATTAATCAGAATAAAGAACAGCAATTCGGAATTGAATGGAAAATTAATGAAGATCGGGGACGATTAGCCAGAAATTGGGATAAGTGGCTATATTGGTGGAACCAAGATGAAATAAAAGATTATTTTGGTACGGGAAATCATCATCCTTTGTATTATCTCTTAATAACATACTGGAATATAAGTGGTGAAAATAAAAAATCAAAAGATTTTTCATTTGACAACTTTAAATCTCAATTTATATCTGATGGTATAAGTGCGAAAAAACACTTTGAGGGTCTTCGAAAACTTCAAAAAACCTTTGAAGACTTATATAATAACCCCCTAAGTCATAATTTTTTAGGCTTAATACTTAAAACCAGCAACTCGAGAGAAAGCTCTTTACGCTATTTTTTAGATGCAAAAAACACGGATAAAATTAAATTGGAAGAATATTCAAAATGGTCTTTGATAGGATCAACACATCTCGAAATTATAAACAATACAACTGAAAAAGTTAATGATTTAGAGACGGAAGAATATGTATGTGTCAAAAATAGAAAAGCTAGAGAAGCAATTGATCTAGTTAACGAAAAATATGTTTATTGGAACGAAAATGATGGAGAATACAAAGATTCTAGAAAAGAATTCGCATTTCGATTTTTGTTACTTCTAAACATTTTGGAGGATAATAAACTTAAAAGAAAATTTGATTTTTCAATCTGGCAAAATCGATCTTTAGAGCATATTTTTCCAAAGTCGAAAATGAAGATTCTTGACTTTAATAATGATGATTATATTGAAGGTAGTATTCATTGTATTGGAAACTTGGTCTTACTTTATGGAAAAGATAATTCTTCTTTTGGGGCGAAAGATTTCTCTGAGAAAAAAGACACCTATTTTAATACATCTCTTACATTTTCAAGCAGAAATCTCCTACATACAATATCTACATTTTCGAAGTCAAGTTGGACAGAAATAGAAATAATTTCCAACAAAACATCAACCATCAAATACTTGAATAAATATTATGAATTTAATTAA